Proteins encoded in a region of the Zunongwangia endophytica genome:
- a CDS encoding tetratricopeptide repeat protein: protein MRFFILIISVILFSAEVNGQSLQLAQNFFDKGEYEKALSYYKKTLELANNNPQAYFGVVSSLQQLERFGEAETMLRDRLEASPQNSGTLIDIGHNFALQRDESKAEEYYQKALEALSENPRQAFGIGMSFEKYNLLDFAARAYQKANELMPNAGLELKLARIYGEQGELQKMFENYLDLVIKDEKYFPYANREFGKFITEDATAEPNILLRTTLLKRLQADPNPFYNEMLSWLYIQQKEYNKALIQEKAIYKRSAVPNLNRIMNLAYTAKRADDLEAAKTVTNFIIEEAPQSLKLRAKQLKLSLEVETASASDYAEIEAHFRSVIEEYQNAGATIPLQIDFGRFLAFKLEKVSEAENLLKSLLTNAINDYEKARIKMAIADVLVLQQKFNEALITYTQVQKMVKNDQLAQDAQFKVAKTSYYKGDFEWAQTQLDVLKKSTSQLIANDAMELSLLIKDNSLEDSTQVALKKYAYADLLSYQGKNEHAITKLNELLEAHKGEKIEDEVLFKQAQLYEQESMYLLAEENYLSILANYGQDLLADNAAWNLAELYANHLNLPEKAQQYYEQLLFNFEDSIYFIEARKKYRSLRGDTIE from the coding sequence ATGCGCTTTTTCATTTTAATTATATCGGTTATTCTTTTTTCTGCGGAAGTAAATGGGCAGTCACTACAGCTGGCTCAAAACTTCTTTGATAAAGGCGAATACGAGAAAGCACTTTCTTACTATAAAAAAACGCTAGAACTTGCCAATAATAATCCGCAGGCTTATTTTGGTGTAGTAAGTTCTTTACAACAGTTGGAGCGTTTTGGAGAAGCCGAAACGATGTTACGAGATCGATTGGAAGCTTCGCCACAAAACAGCGGTACTTTAATCGATATTGGTCATAATTTTGCCTTGCAAAGAGATGAATCAAAAGCCGAAGAATATTATCAAAAAGCGCTGGAAGCTTTGTCAGAAAATCCTCGCCAGGCCTTCGGGATTGGGATGAGTTTTGAAAAATATAATTTGTTGGATTTTGCTGCAAGAGCTTATCAAAAAGCAAATGAATTAATGCCCAATGCCGGCTTAGAATTGAAGCTTGCAAGAATTTACGGAGAGCAGGGAGAGCTTCAAAAGATGTTTGAAAATTATCTTGATCTGGTGATTAAAGATGAAAAATATTTTCCCTACGCTAATCGCGAATTCGGAAAGTTTATTACTGAAGATGCCACGGCAGAACCTAATATTTTACTAAGAACTACATTACTGAAGCGGTTGCAAGCCGACCCAAATCCTTTTTATAACGAGATGCTGAGTTGGTTGTACATTCAGCAAAAAGAATATAATAAAGCGCTTATTCAGGAGAAAGCGATTTATAAACGATCAGCGGTGCCAAATTTAAACCGAATTATGAATTTAGCATATACTGCAAAAAGAGCAGACGATCTTGAAGCTGCAAAAACCGTTACTAATTTTATTATTGAAGAAGCACCGCAGTCTTTAAAACTTCGAGCAAAACAGTTAAAATTGAGTTTAGAGGTAGAAACGGCAAGTGCTTCAGATTATGCTGAAATTGAAGCACACTTCCGTAGTGTTATTGAAGAATATCAGAATGCTGGTGCTACCATCCCGCTTCAAATTGATTTTGGTCGATTTTTAGCCTTCAAATTAGAAAAAGTTTCAGAAGCTGAAAATCTTTTAAAAAGTCTGCTAACCAATGCAATCAATGATTACGAGAAAGCTCGAATAAAAATGGCAATCGCAGATGTGTTGGTGCTTCAGCAAAAATTTAACGAAGCGCTAATAACCTATACGCAAGTGCAAAAAATGGTAAAAAATGACCAGCTTGCCCAGGATGCGCAATTTAAAGTGGCGAAAACAAGCTATTATAAAGGCGATTTTGAATGGGCACAAACACAGTTGGATGTTTTAAAAAAGTCGACTTCGCAGTTAATTGCTAACGATGCGATGGAATTAAGTTTGCTTATAAAAGATAATAGTTTAGAAGATTCTACTCAGGTAGCTTTAAAGAAATATGCGTATGCAGATTTACTTTCTTACCAAGGGAAAAATGAGCATGCAATAACTAAATTAAATGAACTTTTAGAAGCGCATAAAGGAGAGAAGATTGAAGATGAAGTGCTTTTTAAGCAAGCTCAGCTTTACGAGCAGGAAAGTATGTATCTTTTGGCTGAAGAAAATTATCTTTCAATATTGGCCAATTACGGTCAGGATTTATTAGCAGATAACGCAGCCTGGAATTTGGCTGAACTCTATGCTAATCACTTAAATTTACCAGAAAAAGCGCAGCAATATTACGAGCAGCTATTGTTTAATTTTGAGGATAGTATTTATTTTATAGAAGCCCGAAAAAAATATCGATCACTAAGAGGGGATACCATCGAATGA
- a CDS encoding DUF4286 family protein has translation MVIYNVTTNVQEDVHQEWLKWMKSEFIPAMLKTGKFKKALMTKVLAKEPMGGITYSVQYTAESMAYLKTFYMEDHAKMVAKTEPFKGKFVEFSTELQVEDEQ, from the coding sequence ATGGTTATTTATAATGTGACTACAAATGTTCAGGAAGATGTACATCAAGAATGGTTAAAATGGATGAAATCTGAATTTATTCCCGCCATGTTGAAAACTGGGAAATTCAAAAAAGCATTAATGACGAAAGTGCTTGCCAAAGAGCCTATGGGAGGGATTACCTATTCTGTACAATACACAGCAGAAAGTATGGCGTATCTTAAAACATTTTATATGGAAGATCACGCAAAAATGGTTGCCAAAACAGAACCTTTTAAAGGGAAATTTGTAGAGTTTTCAACCGAACTTCAGGTAGAAGACGAGCAATAA
- the rsmA gene encoding 16S rRNA (adenine(1518)-N(6)/adenine(1519)-N(6))-dimethyltransferase RsmA has translation MSKKKFKKNFKPAARQEDLSGQVRAKKHLGQHFLNDESIAEKIADTLALSGYKYVLEIGPGMGVLTKFLLKKDTEVHVVEIDSESVEYLNANYLKLGGRIHEQDFLKYDFTQIFGEQPFAITGNFPYNISTQIVFKVLAMRDQIPEFSGMFQKEVAKRICEKEGSKAYGILSVLTQAFYEAEYLFTVPPTVFNPPPKVDSGVLRLTRKENYDLPCNEALFFRVVKMAFQQRRKTLRNSLKSLNLPDSLREETIFGKRPEQLSTQDFISLTLNIEPYALSN, from the coding sequence ATGAGCAAAAAGAAATTTAAAAAGAACTTTAAACCAGCAGCCAGACAGGAGGATCTAAGCGGGCAGGTACGAGCTAAAAAGCATTTGGGACAGCATTTTCTTAATGATGAAAGTATTGCTGAAAAAATTGCGGATACCTTGGCGCTTTCCGGCTATAAATATGTTTTGGAGATTGGCCCTGGGATGGGAGTCTTAACTAAATTTCTATTGAAGAAAGACACCGAAGTTCATGTTGTAGAAATTGATTCAGAAAGTGTAGAATATCTAAATGCAAATTATTTAAAACTAGGTGGCAGAATCCACGAACAGGATTTTTTAAAATATGATTTCACTCAAATTTTTGGAGAGCAGCCTTTCGCTATTACAGGGAATTTTCCGTACAATATTTCTACGCAAATTGTATTTAAGGTTTTAGCGATGCGCGATCAGATTCCTGAGTTTTCAGGTATGTTTCAAAAAGAGGTAGCCAAACGAATTTGTGAGAAAGAAGGAAGTAAAGCTTATGGTATTCTTTCAGTATTAACTCAGGCTTTTTACGAGGCTGAATATTTATTTACCGTGCCTCCAACAGTTTTTAATCCACCGCCTAAAGTAGATAGCGGCGTATTGCGACTAACGCGTAAAGAAAATTACGATTTACCCTGTAACGAAGCCCTGTTTTTCCGAGTGGTGAAAATGGCATTCCAGCAGCGACGTAAAACCTTAAGAAATAGTTTAAAAAGTCTTAATTTACCTGATAGTTTACGAGAAGAGACTATCTTTGGTAAACGGCCTGAGCAGCTTAGTACACAAGATTTTATTTCCCTTACTTTAAATATCGAGCCCTATGCACTTTCAAATTAG
- the mgtE gene encoding magnesium transporter yields MHFQISDQLIQKIQYLIETKDDEELLLHLEDIHHADIAEIITELSLDEATYLVKLLDSEKTSEALMELEEGVRERILDKLSAREIADELVEMDTDDAADIMNELSPELQKQVISEIQDEQHAEDIVELLRYPEDSAGGLMAKELVRVKENWSVTGCMTEMRAQAENVTRVHSIYVVDHKNHLKGRLSLKDLLTASSDANIRDIYIPNVDYVNVHTEGEEVARIMQKYDLEAIPVIDEMRRLVGRITIDDIVDFIKEEAERDYQMAAGISEGVEADDNIFKQTRARLPWLLIGMFGGLGAAGIISGFQDTMSVFPKLLLFVPLIQATAGNVGVQSSAIVVQGLANGSLKGNIIAKRLVKEVSLALVNGLCIALIVFGISHFGFGTSFRESISVGIALIAVILLAAMIGTIIPIILDKNKIDPAVATGPFITTSNDVFGILTYFLIAKAILGF; encoded by the coding sequence ATGCACTTTCAAATTAGCGACCAGCTGATTCAAAAAATTCAATACCTCATCGAAACAAAAGACGATGAAGAATTGTTATTGCATTTAGAGGATATTCACCATGCCGATATTGCTGAAATTATTACTGAACTTAGCCTGGATGAGGCGACTTACTTAGTAAAACTTTTAGATAGCGAAAAAACTTCTGAAGCTTTAATGGAGCTTGAAGAAGGGGTAAGAGAGCGTATTCTTGATAAACTTTCTGCCAGAGAAATCGCAGACGAGTTGGTAGAAATGGATACCGATGATGCTGCAGATATCATGAACGAGCTTTCACCAGAGCTACAAAAGCAGGTGATTTCTGAAATTCAGGACGAGCAACATGCAGAAGATATTGTAGAGCTACTGCGCTACCCGGAAGATTCTGCTGGGGGATTAATGGCCAAAGAACTTGTTCGCGTTAAAGAAAACTGGAGCGTTACGGGTTGTATGACCGAGATGAGAGCGCAAGCTGAAAATGTAACTAGAGTGCATTCAATTTATGTGGTAGATCACAAAAATCATCTTAAAGGTCGGTTATCTCTTAAGGATTTACTTACTGCATCAAGCGATGCTAATATTCGGGATATTTACATACCTAATGTAGATTATGTAAATGTGCATACCGAAGGTGAAGAAGTTGCCAGAATAATGCAGAAATACGATTTAGAAGCTATTCCTGTTATAGATGAAATGCGAAGATTGGTAGGGAGAATTACTATCGATGATATCGTAGATTTTATCAAAGAAGAAGCCGAGCGTGACTATCAAATGGCTGCTGGTATTTCTGAAGGTGTAGAGGCAGATGACAATATTTTTAAACAAACAAGAGCGCGTCTCCCATGGTTGTTAATTGGGATGTTTGGTGGCTTAGGAGCTGCCGGAATTATTAGCGGCTTTCAGGATACCATGTCTGTTTTTCCTAAATTGTTATTATTTGTTCCTTTAATCCAGGCAACTGCCGGAAATGTTGGTGTACAGTCTAGTGCTATCGTAGTACAGGGATTAGCCAATGGTAGTTTAAAAGGAAATATCATTGCCAAACGTCTGGTTAAAGAAGTTTCATTGGCTTTAGTAAATGGCCTTTGTATTGCTTTAATTGTCTTTGGAATAAGTCATTTTGGTTTTGGAACAAGTTTCAGAGAGTCTATAAGTGTTGGTATCGCATTAATCGCAGTCATACTTCTTGCTGCTATGATCGGGACAATTATCCCGATAATTTTAGACAAAAATAAAATTGATCCTGCTGTAGCTACAGGACCATTTATTACAACCAGTAATGATGTTTTTGGTATTCTTACCTACTTTTTAATTGCAAAAGCCATCCTTGGTTTCTAA
- a CDS encoding 2-hydroxyacid dehydrogenase: MIILHADTNHPSLMKLLADAGHHNIEGFSQSREETLQNQHLYDGIVIRSRYSIDKDFLDAAPNLKFIARVGAGLENIDVEYAEERGVKLFSAPEGNRNAVGEHSLGMLLSLFNKLNKADREVREGLWNREDNRGIELDGKTVGIIGYGNMGKAFSRKLRGFDVEVLCYDIKEDVEDSNATQVDWEEFTQKCDIVSLHTPWTEQTNKMINKEFIESFQKPFWFVNTARGKNVETEDLVNGLKSGKVLGAGLDVLEYEKASFESLFANKKNVAISAGESLPEAMRELMFMPNTILSPHVAGWTQESHEKLATVTANKIIDAFGQGEHQE; this comes from the coding sequence ATGATCATTTTACACGCTGATACCAATCATCCAAGTCTGATGAAGTTATTAGCAGATGCAGGGCATCACAATATTGAAGGATTTTCACAGAGTCGAGAAGAAACATTACAAAATCAGCATTTATATGATGGGATTGTAATAAGAAGTAGGTATTCTATCGATAAAGATTTTCTTGATGCGGCGCCTAATCTTAAGTTTATTGCAAGAGTAGGAGCTGGATTGGAAAATATAGATGTTGAATATGCTGAAGAGCGTGGCGTAAAATTATTCTCTGCTCCTGAAGGAAATCGAAATGCAGTTGGAGAACATTCGCTTGGAATGCTGCTTTCGCTTTTTAATAAGCTGAATAAAGCCGATAGAGAAGTAAGAGAAGGTCTTTGGAATCGTGAAGATAATCGTGGTATCGAATTAGACGGAAAAACTGTTGGTATCATTGGTTACGGTAACATGGGTAAAGCTTTTTCTAGAAAATTAAGAGGTTTTGATGTAGAAGTGCTTTGCTACGACATTAAAGAAGATGTAGAAGACAGTAATGCTACGCAGGTAGATTGGGAAGAATTCACTCAAAAATGTGATATCGTAAGTTTGCATACTCCTTGGACCGAGCAAACAAACAAAATGATAAATAAAGAATTTATCGAATCTTTTCAGAAACCATTTTGGTTTGTAAATACTGCCCGTGGTAAAAATGTGGAAACCGAAGATTTAGTAAACGGACTTAAATCAGGGAAAGTGCTAGGAGCAGGATTAGACGTTCTGGAATACGAAAAAGCATCTTTTGAAAGTCTATTTGCCAATAAGAAGAACGTAGCTATAAGCGCAGGAGAATCTTTACCGGAAGCTATGCGTGAGTTGATGTTCATGCCAAATACCATTCTGAGTCCGCACGTTGCAGGGTGGACGCAAGAATCTCATGAAAAATTAGCTACAGTAACAGCGAATAAAATTATTGATGCCTTTGGACAAGGAGAGCATCAGGAATAA